From Plasmodium yoelii strain 17X genome assembly, chromosome: 11, a single genomic window includes:
- a CDS encoding centrosomal protein CEP120, putative, which yields MDLKVEVKQLEAGQIEAGQIEAGQIEAGQIEAGQIESGQIEAAQLEAAQIEADENQDYYSDLKKICELKELSQLGENKKKVVKCFNDLYCTKGDNLTNSLSEIYSIDVNSDTILYILQKYLHMHGLCIPCYKFTNNDHSCEYNIRCKWCHHHTHLNINSVLYPNKILHAKNKCNVCTHFLKGRLCLSKNECKFCHSFDHLPIYLKTKYYNILNNLYKKKMNTNIINKHILKKMKKSIIKENTYHSTFYVIDKDLMNIFGEHEKDGKNGGERDGKNGGERDGKNGGERDGKNGGERDGKNGGERDGKNGGERDGKNGGERDGKNGGERDGKNGGERDGKNGDDVRLTNSIPQNNIIYDQNNKKKKITIHHTCNECSQNKKPCLDYFLSLKDCQDSCNKCHDDIHKNKFSNLYFLTYMHNNKICNVCPFINEERCNCDQTTTYCHDTDHILFDIKFKNSFNVSSQYLQSQFLYKKEKQLMETANEEDEGEDGYVSNPNDASLIESANASNIDAHDDNNTLEKEEPKT from the coding sequence atggatCTCAAAGTAGAAGTTAAACAGTTAGAAGCGGGGCAGATAGAAGCGGGGCAGATAGAAGCGGGGCAGATAGAAGCGGGGCAGATAGAAGCGGGGCAGATAGAATCGGGCCAGATAGAAGCTGCTCAGTTAGAAGCTGCTCAGATAGAAGCTGATGAAAATCAGGACTATTACTccgatttaaaaaaaatatgtgaatTAAAAGAGCTTTCTCAGTTaggagaaaataaaaaaaaagttgtaaaatgttttaatgatttgTATTGTACAAAAGGTGATAATTTAACAAATTCGTTAAGTGAAATATATTCAATAGATGTTAATTCAGAcactattttatatatcttaCAAAAGTATCTACATATGCATGGGTTATGTATACCATGTtataaatttacaaataatGATCATTCATGtgaatataatattagatgTAAATGGTGTCACCATCATACACATCTTAATATAAATTCAGTATTATatccaaataaaatattgcatgcaaaaaataaatgtaatgtATGCACACATTTTCTTAAAGGGCGATTAtgtttatcaaaaaatgaatgTAAATTTTGCCACTCTTTTGATCATTTaccaatttatttaaaaacaaaatattataatatattaaataatttgtataaaaaaaaaatgaatactaacattataaataaacacattttaaaaaaaatgaaaaaaagtaTTATTAAAGAAAATACGTACCATTCTACATTTTATGTTATAGATAAAgatttaatgaatatatttggTGAGCATGAAAAAGATGGCAAAAATGGTGGAGAAAGAGATGGCAAAAATGGTGGAGAAAGAGATGGCAAAAATGGTGGAGAAAGAGATGGCAAAAATGGTGGAGAAAGAGATGGCAAAAATGGTGGAGAAAGAGATGGCAAAAATGGTGGAGAAAGAGATGGCAAAAATGGTGGAGAAAGAGATGGCAAAAATGGTGGAGAAAGAGATGGCAAAAATGGTGGAGAAAGAGATGGCAAAAATGGTGACGATGTCAGACTCACTAATAGTATTccacaaaataatattatatatgatcaaaataataaaaaaaaaaaaatcacaaTACATCATACATGTAATGAATGTagccaaaataaaaaaccaTGCTTAGATTATTTCCTTTCCTTAAAAGATTGTCAAGATAGTTGCAATAAATGTCATGatgatatacataaaaataaattctcaaatttatattttttaacatatatgcataataataaaatttgtaatGTTTGTCCATTTATTAATGAAGAAAGATGTAATTGTGATCAAACAACAACTTATTGTCATGATACTgatcatatattatttgatataaaatttaaaaattcttTTAATGTTTCTTCACAATATTTACAatcacaatttttatataaaaaagaaaaacaacTCATGGAAACAGCTAACGAAGAGGATGAGGGAGAGGACGGATATGTCTCAAATCCAAACGATGCATCTCTTATCGAATCTGCTAATGCATCTAATATAGATGCAcatgatgataataacaCCTTGGAAAAAGAAGAACCCAAAACATGA